The genomic interval GAAGGTGGAAGTTCGTAATCATTCCATCAATCCCCTTAAATTCATAGCCTGGATAGATAAAAATATTCGTCCAGCCACTATCTGTTGCAAATTTCCCATCATGTTTTGACGCGATCGTCTCAAGTGTTCTAGTAGATGTTGTTCCAACTGAAATAATACGCCCACCTTTTGCTCTAACCTCATTTAACAGTGCTGCCGTATCTTCTGTCATTTGATAGAACTCTGCATGCATTTCATGTTCTTCTACTGTATCTGCATTAACCGGACGGAATGTACCTAAACCAACATGTAGAGTAATAAACGTAATATGAATGCCTTTATCTTTTAATTGCTGGAGTATTTCTTTCGTAAAGTGCAAGCCTGCAGTCGGAGCTGCTGCAGAACCAATTTCACGTGAAAAAACAGTTTGATATCGTTCACGATCATCCAATTGTTCTTTTATATAAGGCGGTAATGGCATTTCTCCAAGTGAATCAAGAATTTCATAAAAGATTCCTTCATAGTCAAAATGGAGTAATCGTCCGCCATGGTCACTTGTACCGACACATGTTGCTTTCAGGACACCGGAACCAAAAGAAATGACTGTTCCTTCCTTTACCCTTTTCGCCGGTTTAACCAACGTTTCCCAAACATCCGCCTCTTGTTGTTTTAATAATAAAACCTCAATACTTGCCCCAGTATCTTCTTTTACCCCAAACAGCCTTGCTGGCATTACCCTTGTGTTATTTAAAACAAGGCAATCACCAGGATGAAAATAATCTATGATGGACTTAAAAGTCTCATGTTGGATTTCACCTGTTTCCTTATGAAGAACCATTAGTCTTGATGCATCTCTATCCTTTAATGGAACTTGTGCAATTAATTCTTCTGGAAGATGAAAATCAAATAATTCTACCTTCAAAACATTCACCTTTTTCTAAAATAGCTTACATTATTTAAACCTGCCCAATAATGATAATATCAATGAAAGGACGATGCTAATCACAATGCATGTGACAATTGGGAAAAACACGGTTGTATTCCCTTTTTTAAAGATAATATCACCTGGTAGTTTCCCAATAAATTGCATAAAAAAACCTATGACTAAAAGCAAACCACCAATGATCATTAAAATCTTTGGAAAATCAGTCATTATTCGGCACCTCCATTTGGAAATGGCGGTAAACAAGATCAGTTACAATTCTGCCCCTAGGAGTTCTTTGTAAAAAACCTATTTGAAGTAAATAAGGTTCATACACATCTTCAATCGTATGAGCCTCTTCTCCTATTGTTGCCGAAATTGTATCAATCCCAACCGGTCCTCCACGGAATTTTTCAATAATACCTAAAAGCAGTTTATGATCAATATGATCCAACCCTAATTTATCAACTTGAAGCCGTTCAAGTGCTTCAATCGTTAAATCATTAGTGATTATCTCAGCTCCCATAACTTGAGCAAAATCTCTTACCCTTCTAAGTAATCGATTGGCAATTCTCGGAGTACCTCTTGACCTTCTTGCCATTTCAGTGGCTCCATCTTCTTCTATACCCATTTCAAGAATATCAGCCGTACGTTCAATGATATGTGCCAGCTGTTTTTCATTATAGTACTCTAATCTGCACAAAACACCAAATCTATCCCGAAGCGGTGCGGTTAATAAACCGACCCTTGTTGTTGCTCCAATAAGCGTAAATGGCGGGAGATCTAAACGAACTGACCTAGCTGAGGAACCTTTACCGATGACAATATCGAGACAAAAATCTTCCATGGCAGGATATAACACTTCTTCTATCGAGCGATGTAAACGATGGATTTCATCAATAAACAATACATCTCCAGGCTCAAGAGCTGTTAAAACAGCTGCTAAATCACCCGGACGTTCAATCGCAGGTCCAGAAGTTGTTCGAATATTCACACCCATTTCGTTTGCAATTATGGTAGCTAATGTTGTCTTCCCTAAACCTGGAGGACCATATAATAATACATGATCTAGTGTTTCACTCCGCAGCTTTGCCGCTTCAATGAACACTTTTAAATTTTCTTTCACTTTATCTTGTCCAATATATTGTGCTAAAGTTTGAGGCCTCAAGCTTTGCTCAATATAGGATTCCTGTCCATCTGCTTCACTTGATACAAGGCGTTCATCCATGTTTATCACCTTACTTCAATAGCTTTTGCAATGCTTTTTTAACATATTGATCTGTCGTTAATCTTTCTTCTTGCAGTAATGGGACCACTTTTTTTATTTCACGCTCAGCATATCCTAACACTTTTAATGCCTCAATAGCTTCATTCAAGGCTGTGTTTGCTGTTTGTTTTTCTTCCATATCTTCATGTGTAAAGAGGTTTGGTCCATATAAAGCGGCCACATCGCCAAGTTTACCTTTTAAATCCAAAATAATTTGGCGTGCCGTTTTTTTACCAACCCCAGGAAACTTAACGAGAAATGTATCATTTTCATTTTCAATTGCCTCTACCACCTGTGATGGATCGCCAAAAGCAAGGATTGCCAGTGCGCCTTTTGGGCCAATTCCTGTAACATTAAGAAGTTTCATAAATAAAGCTTTTTCTTCCCTAGATTGAAAGCCGTATAAAGCTAATATATCTTCACGAACATGCTGATATGTATAAATGATAATTTCATCTTGTTTGCTTTTTTTATAAATGAACGGATTCGGTGTATGTATTTGATAGCCTAAGCCATTATGATCTATGACGATATATTCCGGTGTCACATGATCCACAAACCCTTTAATAAATTCAATCAAAATATTCACCTCTCATGCGACTGTACCTCATTGTAACAAAAAAAAGTTAGAATCAGAAGGAAATTTTGCAAGTAGTATGCGTACAATTGTTCCTATGATCTATCATACCATTAAAAACAAGAGCTTGGTATTTTTCGAAATTATTTGAAAAGAATTTTATAACAAAAAAAACACTCATTCGGGTTTTTACCCTTAATGAGTGAAGCGCCTAATTATCTCATATTTACAGGCAGAAATGTCGGTCTTATAAAATGACAGAGGACTAGGTATTACCTCTATAAGCTGACTTATTTAATGAAAGCCCTTGTTTATTTTTTGGCTGGTTTAGAATAGTTTTCAAGCGTTTCTAGAACTTCTAAATACTGATTTTTCGTTTGAATTCTTATCCCTTCCATTAATTCATCATGTTTATGGCTTTCTAGTTTTTTTATATCAATTTGAAAAAAAGATTGTATAACATCATTTGTTTCAGGTTTTCCATTAAATATTGATAATGTGCCATCTCCAGAAATGCCGAAGTAGCCATTTGTTTTTAAAAGTGGCGAAATATCATCTATCTTTTTTCTTATAATGATTCTTTCTTTATTTTGATCAATTAATTGCCATTCATGATAAGTAGTCCAGAAATCATCCATGGAAAAAATTTTCTCACTTTTTACTTCCTCACTTAACTCCCCATCGAGATATGTTCGCTGTAAAACGACTTTTATAGTTAGAGGTACATGATCCATTATTTCTTCTGCTTTTAGATTTTTTTGATTACCGTTTATTAACGTAATACTAAAAAACACTGTAAATAAAACAAAAACGGTAAGGATGCGACTGTGATGAAACATGCTCATCTAGCTCACCTCGTTCATTTAAATTCGTACAAAACTAATTAACAAATCAGATCATTTATTATTGTGACCAATAATAGAAAGTTTAAGCAATAATAATAAATTTCAAGTCCGCTATTTATTTTTCTGAAATATTATTCTTTTATAGGCATTATCATTAAACTCCACATACCTTTGGGACATATATTGTTAGTAAAAGGAGGGATGACCATGAATAATTGGATTTTCTTATATTTAGCTGGTATTTTATCTGGCTTTGCACTAATTGAGGTAACATTAACAGGTTTCTTAGCTAGTTTAACACCATTTACAACAGTTATTGGAGCATTAGCAGTTCTTGTCTTCTCACTAATCCTCATTTATAAAGGCGTAAGGGATTTATTTAACAAATAGTTTATGCAAAAAAGTCACTCAACTGTCAATTCTCCTTCATCTGAGTGACTTTTCCTTTTATGAAACTTTTGATACTAAATACTCTTCTTCATGCCGCATTCTCTGCATTCTCTAAGAAAGATAAAATCTTTTACAGAACTTTTAAATAATGTGTTACCACAATTATCACATCTGCCGCTTATTTCATCAGGGTATTCTTTGAAATCATAAACAATTGATGTATCTATTCCTTTTGTTTCTCTTTTTGGTTTTACTTCATCCATACATATCACCTACGAATAAATAGTATAATTTCTATCATAACATGGAAAAAAACAAGGGGAAATCCCCTTGTCATTTAGTCGCGATTATTATTAAAAGGTCGTTCAATTGCATCCCCTAAATCATCCATTAAATTATTGATATCCGTATCAACATTATTTCTGTCTACTCCGTTTTGAATATCATTATCAATATTTCGGACTCGAGTAAATGTACCTTCATCTGTAACTACTTGTACATTTCTTCCTTTTGCC from Metabacillus sediminilitoris carries:
- the queA gene encoding tRNA preQ1(34) S-adenosylmethionine ribosyltransferase-isomerase QueA; this translates as MKVELFDFHLPEELIAQVPLKDRDASRLMVLHKETGEIQHETFKSIIDYFHPGDCLVLNNTRVMPARLFGVKEDTGASIEVLLLKQQEADVWETLVKPAKRVKEGTVISFGSGVLKATCVGTSDHGGRLLHFDYEGIFYEILDSLGEMPLPPYIKEQLDDRERYQTVFSREIGSAAAPTAGLHFTKEILQQLKDKGIHITFITLHVGLGTFRPVNADTVEEHEMHAEFYQMTEDTAALLNEVRAKGGRIISVGTTSTRTLETIASKHDGKFATDSGWTNIFIYPGYEFKGIDGMITNFHLPKSSLIMLVSALASRNHVLNAYETAVKEKYRFFSFGDAMLII
- a CDS encoding DUF2905 domain-containing protein, which gives rise to MTDFPKILMIIGGLLLVIGFFMQFIGKLPGDIIFKKGNTTVFFPIVTCIVISIVLSLILSLLGRFK
- the ruvB gene encoding Holliday junction branch migration DNA helicase RuvB, with amino-acid sequence MDERLVSSEADGQESYIEQSLRPQTLAQYIGQDKVKENLKVFIEAAKLRSETLDHVLLYGPPGLGKTTLATIIANEMGVNIRTTSGPAIERPGDLAAVLTALEPGDVLFIDEIHRLHRSIEEVLYPAMEDFCLDIVIGKGSSARSVRLDLPPFTLIGATTRVGLLTAPLRDRFGVLCRLEYYNEKQLAHIIERTADILEMGIEEDGATEMARRSRGTPRIANRLLRRVRDFAQVMGAEIITNDLTIEALERLQVDKLGLDHIDHKLLLGIIEKFRGGPVGIDTISATIGEEAHTIEDVYEPYLLQIGFLQRTPRGRIVTDLVYRHFQMEVPNND
- the ruvA gene encoding Holliday junction branch migration protein RuvA yields the protein MIEFIKGFVDHVTPEYIVIDHNGLGYQIHTPNPFIYKKSKQDEIIIYTYQHVREDILALYGFQSREEKALFMKLLNVTGIGPKGALAILAFGDPSQVVEAIENENDTFLVKFPGVGKKTARQIILDLKGKLGDVAALYGPNLFTHEDMEEKQTANTALNEAIEALKVLGYAEREIKKVVPLLQEERLTTDQYVKKALQKLLK
- a CDS encoding BofC C-terminal domain-containing protein, with product MSMFHHSRILTVFVLFTVFFSITLINGNQKNLKAEEIMDHVPLTIKVVLQRTYLDGELSEEVKSEKIFSMDDFWTTYHEWQLIDQNKERIIIRKKIDDISPLLKTNGYFGISGDGTLSIFNGKPETNDVIQSFFQIDIKKLESHKHDELMEGIRIQTKNQYLEVLETLENYSKPAKK